A section of the Halococcus agarilyticus genome encodes:
- the trkA gene encoding Trk system potassium transporter TrkA, with protein MRIVVVGAGDVGTHIARDLADTHDLSVVDTDPERIESLGSSLDLAATEGDGRSLDVLEAADIHEADVVIASTDDDAVNVMVCGAAANVTDAFTIARVKSGELFDTWQEFGDTFGVDRMLCVDRLAATALVRTVTLPGALAAGTFVDDRVEMAEFEIEADHEIANQRVADADRFPSLTFAGLLRDDEVVIPTGETVIEPGDRLVVIGSPSSVRRFATTLSPTAALDPEDDVVVIGGDEIGCRTAELFAERGFTPTLIEHDPERAAALGERLSGVSIEEGEATSAAFLRDVGVGDAELVVSTLDDETNYLVSLLARRVGADHTASVVDEREFVDLFDAAGVDVTVQPHTVVAEEIARATRAHTDEAAILERDSAEVLEITVEQGSELAGEAIEDAAHDLPDGFVIGAIVREGSLTTPRGGTVVQVGDHVVAFADADALDAVAAAL; from the coding sequence ATGCGGATAGTCGTCGTCGGCGCGGGCGACGTCGGAACGCACATCGCACGGGATCTCGCCGACACGCACGACCTCAGCGTGGTCGACACGGACCCCGAGCGGATCGAATCGCTCGGGTCGTCGCTCGACCTCGCCGCGACCGAGGGCGACGGCCGGTCGCTCGATGTCCTCGAAGCGGCCGACATCCACGAGGCCGACGTCGTGATCGCGAGCACGGACGACGACGCGGTGAACGTCATGGTCTGTGGCGCGGCCGCGAACGTGACCGACGCGTTCACGATCGCGCGGGTCAAATCCGGCGAACTCTTCGACACGTGGCAGGAGTTCGGCGACACGTTCGGCGTCGACCGGATGCTCTGTGTCGATCGCCTCGCCGCGACGGCGCTGGTTCGGACGGTGACGCTGCCTGGCGCGCTCGCCGCCGGTACGTTCGTCGACGATCGGGTGGAGATGGCGGAGTTCGAGATCGAGGCCGACCACGAGATCGCGAACCAGCGCGTCGCGGACGCCGACCGCTTCCCGTCGCTGACGTTCGCGGGACTCCTCCGAGACGACGAAGTGGTGATCCCGACCGGCGAGACCGTCATCGAGCCGGGCGATCGACTGGTCGTGATCGGGAGCCCGTCGAGCGTGCGGCGGTTCGCGACGACGCTCTCGCCGACGGCGGCGCTCGATCCGGAGGACGATGTCGTGGTGATCGGCGGCGACGAGATCGGGTGTCGAACCGCCGAGCTGTTCGCCGAGCGCGGGTTCACGCCGACGCTGATCGAACACGATCCCGAGCGCGCGGCCGCACTCGGGGAGCGGCTGTCGGGCGTCTCGATCGAGGAGGGCGAGGCCACGTCGGCCGCGTTCCTCCGCGACGTGGGCGTCGGCGACGCGGAGCTGGTCGTGAGCACGCTCGACGACGAGACCAACTACCTCGTCTCGTTGCTCGCCCGCCGCGTCGGGGCGGATCACACCGCCAGCGTCGTCGACGAGCGCGAGTTCGTCGACCTGTTCGACGCCGCCGGTGTCGACGTCACCGTGCAACCGCACACGGTCGTTGCCGAGGAGATCGCCCGCGCCACGAGGGCCCACACCGACGAGGCCGCGATCCTCGAACGCGACAGCGCCGAGGTGCTCGAGATCACCGTCGAACAGGGGAGCGAACTCGCGGGCGAAGCGATCGAGGACGCGGCCCACGACCTTCCCGACGGGTTCGTGATCGGCGCGATCGTCCGCGAGGGATCGCTCACGACGCCCCGCGGCGGCACCGTGGTTCAGGTCGGCGATCACGTCGTCGCGTTCGCCGATGCGGACGCGCTCGACGCGGTCGCGGCGGCGCTGTGA
- the truD gene encoding tRNA pseudouridine(13) synthase TruD, with amino-acid sequence MREAHPTERAVGIDHYVSDADGTGGRLRARPDDFRVREIERGEFEPIDAASDAYPHLVFRATLHNWDTNDFAGALSNGLEISRERVAWAGTKDKRAVTTQLFSVAGIERDALADAAAGLDDVDLTLVGRSGRALRFGDLAGNAFEIVVRDAETPSVEAITDDLRAFGGGETDGGDTDTGADATADTTATVGVPNYFGQQRFGSLRPVTHEVGLEIVRGNWAGAVLAYVGNPYGSEPDDTREARAFVERELRADDGETGLKAKTDGWEAALERLPNRLGFERSMAHRLVENGAGSEAAFRAALEAVPSNLQRLFVNAAQSYLFNRILSERLERGLAFDRAVAGDVVCFADPDAPEGLRLPDPGRSQRVTADRVDTVNRHAARGRAFVTAPLVGTETELGADEPGEIEREVLDEAGIAPADFDLPGAFHSTGTRRAVLVECDLDIERDPLTLDFSLPKGSYATVLLREYLKVDPVDLG; translated from the coding sequence ATGCGCGAGGCCCATCCCACCGAGCGCGCGGTCGGCATCGATCACTACGTCAGCGACGCCGACGGCACCGGTGGCCGGCTCCGAGCGCGCCCCGACGACTTCCGGGTGCGCGAGATCGAACGTGGGGAGTTCGAGCCGATCGACGCCGCATCCGACGCGTACCCACATCTCGTCTTTCGAGCGACGCTCCACAACTGGGACACCAACGACTTCGCCGGCGCGCTCTCGAATGGTCTGGAAATCAGCCGCGAGCGCGTCGCGTGGGCGGGCACGAAGGACAAGCGCGCCGTGACGACCCAGCTGTTCTCGGTCGCGGGCATCGAGCGGGACGCGCTCGCCGACGCGGCTGCGGGCCTCGACGACGTCGATCTCACGCTGGTCGGCCGGTCGGGGCGCGCGCTCCGGTTCGGCGACCTCGCGGGCAACGCCTTCGAGATCGTCGTCCGCGACGCCGAGACCCCATCTGTGGAGGCGATCACCGACGATCTCCGGGCGTTCGGGGGCGGCGAGACCGACGGTGGCGATACCGATACGGGTGCCGACGCGACTGCGGACACCACGGCGACGGTCGGCGTCCCGAACTACTTCGGCCAGCAGCGGTTCGGCTCGCTACGGCCCGTGACCCACGAGGTGGGCCTCGAAATCGTCCGCGGGAACTGGGCCGGGGCGGTGCTGGCCTACGTCGGCAACCCCTACGGAAGCGAGCCCGACGACACCCGCGAGGCGCGGGCGTTCGTCGAGCGCGAGCTGCGAGCCGACGATGGAGAAACAGGGCTGAAGGCGAAAACCGACGGCTGGGAAGCGGCGCTGGAGCGCCTCCCGAACCGGCTCGGGTTCGAGCGCTCGATGGCCCATCGCCTGGTCGAGAACGGTGCGGGGAGTGAGGCGGCCTTCCGGGCGGCGCTCGAAGCCGTCCCGAGCAACCTCCAGCGGCTGTTCGTCAACGCCGCTCAGTCCTACCTGTTCAATCGGATCCTCTCCGAGCGTCTCGAACGCGGCCTGGCGTTCGATCGCGCGGTCGCGGGCGACGTCGTCTGTTTCGCCGATCCCGATGCGCCCGAGGGACTCCGACTCCCCGATCCGGGCCGGAGCCAGCGCGTCACCGCCGACCGGGTCGATACCGTGAACCGTCACGCGGCGCGCGGCCGAGCGTTCGTCACCGCGCCGCTCGTGGGCACCGAGACCGAGCTGGGCGCGGACGAACCGGGCGAGATCGAGCGTGAGGTGCTCGACGAGGCCGGGATCGCGCCCGCCGACTTCGATCTCCCCGGGGCCTTTCACTCCACGGGGACTCGCCGAGCCGTGCTCGTCGAGTGTGATCTCGACATCGAGCGCGACCCCCTCACCCTCGATTTCAGTCTCCCGAAGGGCTCGTACGCGACCGTGCTGCTCAGAGAGTATCTGAAAGTCGATCCCGTCGATCTCGGGTGA
- a CDS encoding DUF2103 domain-containing protein: MECGRCGARLDRAGDFCLTCRTASVECVVLDCGRERAAATSLADGERVGTWTVTTIEEDGEDRPRERRNFAGRIADEVHRKRPDAVYATGDREVLRAVRAQLHYDCRRIADPGDDPVATVLERAAEPALAVVETPPREKFGGSHSTLVGGRTGRDTVGVAADHPHVKKVIPGPIDAGGRGSRTGVRAKATRADTNGNVRLLLRDGSSVQEVQVVTTAADRDQGERVREDLNRGLADADLRE, encoded by the coding sequence ATGGAGTGTGGCCGGTGTGGCGCGCGACTCGACCGGGCGGGCGATTTCTGCCTGACCTGTCGGACCGCGAGCGTCGAGTGCGTCGTGCTCGACTGCGGGCGCGAGCGCGCGGCCGCCACCAGCCTCGCCGACGGCGAGCGCGTCGGGACGTGGACGGTGACGACCATCGAGGAGGACGGCGAGGACCGACCGCGCGAACGCCGGAACTTCGCCGGGCGGATCGCCGACGAAGTCCACCGCAAACGCCCCGACGCCGTCTACGCCACCGGCGACCGCGAGGTGCTCCGCGCGGTGCGCGCACAGTTGCACTACGACTGCCGGCGGATCGCCGATCCCGGCGACGACCCGGTGGCGACGGTGCTCGAACGCGCCGCCGAGCCCGCGCTCGCGGTGGTCGAGACGCCGCCGCGCGAGAAGTTCGGGGGGAGTCACTCGACGCTCGTCGGCGGCCGGACGGGGCGAGACACGGTCGGCGTCGCGGCCGATCACCCACACGTGAAGAAGGTGATCCCGGGACCGATCGACGCCGGCGGGCGTGGGTCGCGGACGGGCGTCCGCGCGAAGGCGACCCGGGCCGACACCAATGGCAACGTCCGACTCCTCCTCCGGGACGGATCGAGCGTGCAAGAGGTGCAGGTGGTGACGACCGCCGCCGACCGCGACCAGGGCGAACGGGTACGCGAGGACCTCAATCGTGGACTCGCCGACGCCGATCTCCGGGAGTGA
- a CDS encoding 50S ribosomal protein L37ae encodes MGNQEVGSAGRFGARYGRVSRRRVAEIEADMNDDHGCPECGEDSVDRTDTGIWECGKCGHAFAGGAYRPETPGGRTVERSIRAALADEGSEDE; translated from the coding sequence ATGGGTAATCAGGAAGTCGGGAGTGCGGGTCGGTTCGGCGCACGCTACGGCCGCGTCTCGCGCCGGCGCGTCGCCGAGATCGAGGCCGACATGAACGACGATCACGGCTGTCCCGAGTGCGGCGAGGATAGCGTCGATCGAACCGACACGGGCATCTGGGAGTGCGGCAAGTGCGGCCACGCCTTCGCCGGTGGGGCCTACCGGCCCGAGACGCCCGGCGGGCGGACCGTCGAGCGCTCGATCCGGGCCGCGCTCGCCGACGAGGGTAGCGAGGACGAATGA
- a CDS encoding DNA-directed RNA polymerase subunit P, whose amino-acid sequence MSYKCSRCKRDVELDDYGGVRCPYCGHRVLLKERSRDVKEIDVE is encoded by the coding sequence ATGAGCTACAAGTGCTCGCGGTGCAAGCGCGACGTCGAACTCGACGACTACGGTGGCGTGCGGTGTCCGTACTGCGGGCACCGCGTGCTGCTGAAGGAGCGCAGCCGCGACGTCAAGGAGATCGACGTCGAGTAG
- a CDS encoding KEOPS complex subunit Pcc1, translating into MDERHETLLTFEYDSAARATTVEASLRPEIGDIEGDRTRASLARDGADLRLRIAAADLVALRAGQNTWLSLTAVAERCAAAGSDRTTANDR; encoded by the coding sequence GTGGACGAGCGCCACGAGACCCTTCTCACGTTCGAGTACGATTCCGCCGCGCGCGCGACGACCGTCGAGGCGAGCCTCCGACCAGAGATCGGCGACATCGAGGGCGATCGCACGCGGGCGAGTCTCGCGCGCGACGGTGCCGACCTCCGGCTCCGCATCGCGGCCGCGGACCTCGTCGCGCTCCGCGCGGGCCAGAACACGTGGCTCTCGCTGACGGCGGTCGCCGAACGGTGTGCGGCGGCCGGATCGGATCGAACGACCGCCAACGACCGCTGA